One region of Miscanthus floridulus cultivar M001 chromosome 19, ASM1932011v1, whole genome shotgun sequence genomic DNA includes:
- the LOC136526203 gene encoding uncharacterized protein has translation MPPTRRARSPAATPPPPYAIKGWLSRCRGSTRRRNCWRGAAGADDDPLAILPDDLLYGSIFSRVFSDAADIARCAAACRRWGRIVAARGATTICRSLPPPDRLLPHLALGFFHGGTDDGNTRRRRLAASSQPSPWFVPMASATRLIGSPFPGLLLGGSLFHHARPVASRNGLVVLELWSVGARRAEDLALAVCNPMTGNVALLPPLAGPGHDYACALLAADDLLDEHGPPGPRRPGLFFSLVLVYNRRGFTALRCYTTSSSSDGDGSWGPEARKPGAKIKGHTLRHLGQAVVLAGVAYWPMYLGALGVRLDGAGAGVVDVCMVPYWGTNAPPGNRLLGTMPDGRLSFISVGMLKGHL, from the coding sequence ATGCCTCCAACACGACGTGCCCGCTCTCCCgcggcgacgccgccgccgccctacgccaTCAAAGGGTGGCTGTCCCGCTGCCGCGGCTCAACGAGGAGGCGAAACTGCTGGCGCGGCGCCGCCGGGGCCGACGACGACCCCCTGGCCATCCTGCCCGACGACCTTCTCTACGGGTCCATCTTCTCCCGGGTGTTCTCGGACGCCGCCGACATCGCCCGCTGCGCCGCCGCGTGTAGGCGCTGGGGTCGCATCGTGGCCGCGCGCGGGGCCACCACCATCTGCCGTTCCCTGCCGCCGCCTGACCGGCTTCTCCCCCACCTCGCCCTCGGCTTCTTCCACGGAGGCACGGACGACGGCAACACCAGGCGGAGGCGGCTGGCAGCTTCGTCGCAGCCGAGCCCGTGGTTCGTGCCCATGGCGTCCGCCACCCGCCTCATTGGCTCGCCGTTCCCGGGCCTCCTCCTAGGCGGCAGCCTTTTCCACCACGCGCGTCCGGTGGCGTCCCGCAACGGCCTCGTCGTCCTAGAGCTCTGGAGCGTGGGCGCCCGCCGTGCCGAAGACCTCGCCCTCGCCGTGTGCAACCCGATGACGGGCAACGTGGCCCTTCTCCCGCCCCTCGCGGGCCCCGGCCACGACTACGCATGCGCGCTACTCGCCGCCGACGACCTGCTGGATGAACACGGACCGCCTGGCCCTCGCCGGCCGGGACTGTTTTTCAGCCTTGTCCTGGTCTACAACCGCCGCGGCTTCACAGCTCTGCGGTGCTACACCACCTCCTCGTCCTCGGACGGCGACGGAAGCTGGGGGCCGGAAGCCAGGAAACCAGGCGCCAAGATTAAAGGCCACACCCTACGTCATCTAGGCCAGGCCGTCGTGCTCGCCGGGGTGGCCTACTGGCCCATGTACCTAGGGGCTCTGGGCGTGCGCCTGGACGGCGCTGGCGCGGGGGTCGTGGACGTGTGCATGGTGCCATACTGGGGGACAAACGCCCCGCCGGGCAACCGGCTGCTCGGCACGATGCCAGACGGGAGGCTGAGCTTCATCAGCGTGGGCATGCTCAAAGGACATCTTTAG